A region of Acaryochloris sp. CCMEE 5410 DNA encodes the following proteins:
- a CDS encoding double zinc ribbon domain-containing protein: MSSDWSACPPHPQESLKDYVCRLRQQQNWTQAQLATAAGVHRQTIGKIEKGQTQRLNQRARNGLAFALSIPAEYLDALSQGKPITPVSSVKFCPQCWRPGQTPDPIWTDLRSHFCFACGTRLINQCAQCQQPILSLQFRFCPYCGKAYQSKAVSST; encoded by the coding sequence ATGTCGTCAGATTGGTCTGCTTGTCCTCCTCACCCCCAAGAATCCTTAAAGGATTATGTCTGTCGTCTTCGTCAACAGCAGAATTGGACTCAGGCCCAACTCGCTACAGCTGCAGGGGTACATCGCCAAACCATTGGCAAAATTGAAAAGGGACAAACTCAACGCCTCAATCAACGGGCGAGAAACGGCTTGGCGTTTGCTTTGAGCATTCCAGCAGAGTATCTGGATGCCCTCAGCCAAGGTAAACCTATAACCCCAGTCTCTTCAGTCAAATTCTGTCCTCAATGTTGGCGACCAGGACAGACGCCAGATCCGATATGGACAGATTTACGGAGTCATTTTTGTTTTGCCTGTGGGACTCGCCTCATCAACCAGTGTGCTCAGTGTCAGCAACCGATCTTGTCCTTGCAATTCCGCTTTTGTCCCTATTGCGGTAAGGCTTATCAGAGCAAAGCGGTCAGTTCAACCTAA
- a CDS encoding DUF4158 domain-containing protein — protein MPVNFLNESERTHLSQIPADILEIDLNKYFTLTPEDIQQVKRQRQPHNQLGFAIQLCTLRFLGFCPDDLQQTPTQVLEFVAQQINITVEHLQRYGKRAQTRTAHLQQVQHYLGFRTPKSKDLKALGKWMLERALEHDEPLLLFQQAAEKLLAQKLVRPRITTIERMVSTARNQAMKVTYQMMKPLVKASGRKFLNDLLKPEGDGKAIRLSRLRWPATSNSAAEILRVIEKINFLRSHNVHQWDVTEFNPNRLKFLARLAKKTSIKSFKRIPVERRYPLLIAFLQQLLIETTDEAIDLFIRCLSDAHSKARRELRDFRQKEAVAINEKVMLLQQLGGVILDPAVEDPAVHILTNFSTPVEVDFSGRMAVTSPPLWKLSSPVKWQ, from the coding sequence ATGCCGGTCAATTTTCTCAATGAGTCGGAGCGCACTCACCTTAGTCAGATTCCTGCAGACATCCTTGAGATCGATCTCAACAAATATTTCACTTTGACACCAGAAGATATCCAGCAGGTTAAACGGCAACGGCAGCCCCATAACCAATTGGGCTTCGCGATCCAGTTGTGTACGCTGCGATTTTTAGGCTTTTGTCCTGATGATTTGCAACAGACACCCACTCAGGTTTTAGAGTTTGTGGCCCAGCAGATTAACATTACCGTCGAGCATCTGCAGCGGTATGGCAAGCGGGCGCAAACCCGCACTGCCCATTTACAGCAAGTGCAGCATTACTTGGGTTTTCGAACTCCCAAATCTAAGGACTTAAAGGCACTGGGGAAATGGATGTTAGAGCGGGCATTGGAACATGACGAACCTTTGCTGCTATTCCAACAAGCAGCGGAAAAACTATTGGCACAAAAGTTGGTGCGTCCCAGGATAACTACGATTGAGCGGATGGTAAGTACAGCCCGCAACCAAGCCATGAAAGTGACCTACCAGATGATGAAGCCATTGGTTAAGGCCTCAGGGCGAAAATTTCTCAACGATCTGCTCAAGCCCGAGGGAGACGGTAAGGCGATCCGATTAAGTCGATTGCGGTGGCCGGCCACCAGTAATTCAGCCGCTGAAATTTTGAGAGTCATTGAGAAGATCAACTTTCTGCGCAGCCACAACGTTCATCAATGGGATGTCACAGAGTTTAATCCGAATCGACTTAAATTCCTGGCTCGATTAGCTAAAAAGACTAGCATCAAGTCATTCAAGCGAATCCCCGTAGAACGGCGGTATCCGTTACTGATCGCTTTTTTGCAGCAACTGCTAATCGAGACTACGGATGAGGCCATCGATCTATTTATTCGTTGTTTATCAGATGCTCATTCCAAAGCTCGACGAGAACTGCGAGACTTTCGCCAAAAAGAAGCGGTCGCGATCAATGAAAAGGTCATGCTCCTGCAGCAGTTAGGTGGAGTCATCTTAGATCCAGCGGTAGAAGATCCTGCAGTGCATATTCTCACCAACTTCTCCACCCCTGTGGAGGTTGACTTCTCCGGTCGAATGGCAGTAACTTCTCCACCCCTATGGAAGTTATCTTCGCCAGTCAAGTGGCAATAA